CGTTTTCTTATTGCCTGTATTTTTACTCCGTAAATGATTGGATTTAGAAGAGGGGGCAAAAGAAGAAAATCTACTGACATGATGATGCGTAAAACAAGGGGAAGGTTCTTCGTGTCAAAACGTTGATGAAGAACTTCAAAGAAAGTGGCAATGTAGTAGTTTGTGAGGGTTACTAAATGGGGCACGCAGGTTTGTACTGCTTTACCCCGAGCTTCTTTTGAAGCCTTAAGAcacactgtaattattttaatatacgaGTATGCAACAACAATCAGTTGTGGGATCATAACTAACACGGTAACACACAAACCAAAGACACTATTAACAGAGATATCTACACAAGATAACTTGACAACTGACCAGTTGTCACAATATAACTTTTCTATAACAGACCCACATAATGGTAGTCGAATAGTTAATGAAATATGTATGATGAAAATACAAATAGGGTACAGATATACA
This genomic interval from Polyodon spathula isolate WHYD16114869_AA unplaced genomic scaffold, ASM1765450v1 scaffolds_2680, whole genome shotgun sequence contains the following:
- the LOC121310853 gene encoding olfactory receptor 52N5-like; protein product: MHSLLADTPTISRFGCLLQIFCIHTYGMFEFSILSVMAYDRYVSICNPLRYSSIMSPRKVAGLTAFVYLYPICIFIIHISLTIRLPLCGSVIEKLYCDNWSVVKLSCVDISVNSVFGLCVTVLVMIPQLIVVAYSYIKIITVCLKASKEARGKAVQTCVPHLVTLTNYYIATFFEVLHQRFDTKNLPLVLRIIMSVDFLLLPPLLNPIIYGVKIQAIRKRVIQMFKSSKANSISGAQKKMVSVLQ